The following are encoded in a window of Bradyrhizobium sp. WBOS07 genomic DNA:
- a CDS encoding NAD(P)-dependent oxidoreductase, with protein MADASKANPHGAERLGYLGLGLMGTPMTRRLLKAGYQVTVWNRSEGKAAPLVEAGAKRAVTPRDLLANSDIAFMCVTDATAVEEVIFGPEGLAAAPGAGKLVVDFSSIHPDAARHLAKRLKDANGAGWIDAPVSGGTKGAEEGTLAIMAGGEADDIERVRPYVLAMARRLTHMGPTGAGQTTKLCNQVIVGCAMAVLAEATRLAVNAGIDANRLPEALAGGFADSIPLQLFVPRMVQGIHSPPLGHITTMLKDLDTVADVAQATSTPVPMASLAGQLFRLAKAAHGAEADALEIYKLSAAKR; from the coding sequence ATGGCTGATGCGAGCAAGGCAAACCCGCACGGCGCCGAGAGGCTTGGCTATCTCGGCCTCGGGCTGATGGGAACGCCGATGACCCGGCGCCTGCTCAAGGCCGGTTATCAGGTCACGGTCTGGAACCGGTCTGAGGGCAAGGCGGCTCCGCTCGTCGAAGCCGGTGCCAAGCGTGCAGTCACGCCTCGCGATCTCCTGGCGAACTCGGATATCGCCTTCATGTGCGTGACGGATGCAACGGCCGTCGAGGAGGTGATCTTCGGACCGGAGGGTCTCGCCGCGGCGCCCGGTGCCGGCAAGCTCGTCGTCGATTTCTCATCGATACATCCCGATGCCGCGCGCCACCTCGCAAAGCGATTGAAAGACGCCAATGGCGCCGGCTGGATCGATGCGCCGGTGTCCGGCGGGACCAAGGGCGCGGAGGAAGGCACGCTTGCGATCATGGCGGGCGGAGAAGCAGACGATATCGAACGGGTCCGGCCCTACGTGCTGGCCATGGCGCGCCGGCTCACCCATATGGGCCCGACAGGCGCCGGCCAGACCACCAAGCTCTGCAATCAGGTCATCGTCGGGTGCGCGATGGCCGTGCTGGCAGAAGCCACGCGTCTCGCCGTCAACGCCGGGATTGACGCCAATCGCCTGCCGGAAGCGCTCGCCGGCGGCTTCGCGGATTCCATTCCGCTTCAGCTGTTCGTGCCGAGGATGGTGCAAGGCATTCACTCGCCGCCGCTTGGTCACATCACCACGATGCTCAAGGATCTCGATACGGTTGCCGACGTCGCGCAGGCGACGTCGACGCCGGTGCCGATGGCCTCGCTTGCCGGACAACTTTTTCGGCTGGCCAAGGCCGCGCACGGCGCGGAAGCGGACGCGCTGGAGATCTACAAGCTTTCGGCCGCAAAGCGCTGA
- a CDS encoding flavin reductase family protein translates to MNDQPQRPRVPDPANEFASDSSSIDPRDFRNALGTYATGVTIITAAAPDGKPYGLTCNSFASVSLNPPLVLWSLVVYSSSLTIFQNASHFTVNVLGASQQALANKFAKSSDDKFTGVDWTPGLGGAPVLAESVASFQCRSVNRYYGGDHVIFLGAVEAYTYSTTEPLLFARGAFGRFLADDERKK, encoded by the coding sequence ATGAATGATCAGCCGCAGCGGCCCCGTGTGCCCGATCCCGCCAACGAGTTCGCGAGCGACAGCTCGTCGATCGATCCTCGCGACTTTCGCAACGCGCTTGGAACCTATGCAACCGGCGTAACGATCATCACGGCCGCGGCGCCTGATGGCAAACCTTACGGCCTCACGTGCAACTCGTTCGCCTCGGTCTCGCTGAATCCTCCGCTGGTGCTGTGGAGCCTTGTCGTCTATTCCTCGAGCCTGACCATCTTCCAGAACGCCAGCCATTTCACCGTCAATGTGCTCGGTGCTTCGCAGCAGGCTCTCGCGAATAAGTTCGCAAAATCCTCGGACGACAAGTTCACCGGCGTGGACTGGACGCCGGGCCTCGGCGGGGCGCCGGTGCTTGCCGAGAGCGTCGCCAGCTTTCAATGCCGGTCCGTGAATCGCTATTATGGCGGCGACCACGTGATCTTTCTCGGCGCGGTCGAGGCCTATACCTACAGCACGACCGAGCCGCTGCTCTTCGCGCGAGGGGCTTTCGGCCGATTTCTCGCCGACGACGAGCGCAAGAAATGA